In Paenibacillus kyungheensis, the following are encoded in one genomic region:
- a CDS encoding carbohydrate ABC transporter permease translates to MEVSHPRVSKPKRHGSGEQWRAALFLSPSWLLLLLFFFVPTILTFYFAFTNMALTGATAAKTEFIGFENFKYMFQDANFRTSVWNTLIFLIFSAVIGQQVMGFIIAVMMNGRKQWFRSVIGSIVIAGWVAPEVVCAFVWFAFLNDTGTVNTVIESLGMKPIAWLYTFPMVSVIIANIWHGTAFSMMVFQAALGDVPKEVEESAMIDGASAWQRMIRITLPMIMGSVTTNMVLVTLQTLGSFTLIYALTGGGPGMATETLPIYMYHQAFVNYQLGYGTAISLMLLVIGIVASLLYMRMLKVKL, encoded by the coding sequence ATGGAAGTGTCACATCCGCGTGTGTCCAAACCCAAACGCCATGGAAGTGGTGAGCAATGGCGGGCAGCTTTATTTTTATCCCCTAGCTGGTTGCTATTGTTACTGTTCTTTTTTGTTCCAACGATTTTGACATTTTATTTTGCTTTTACCAATATGGCACTTACTGGTGCAACAGCAGCCAAAACAGAATTTATCGGGTTTGAGAACTTTAAATACATGTTTCAGGATGCTAACTTTCGTACGTCCGTATGGAATACATTAATTTTCTTGATCTTCTCAGCAGTGATCGGGCAACAAGTGATGGGCTTTATTATCGCTGTAATGATGAACGGTCGCAAACAATGGTTCCGCAGTGTCATTGGTTCGATCGTGATTGCAGGTTGGGTAGCTCCAGAAGTGGTATGTGCGTTTGTATGGTTTGCCTTTTTAAACGATACAGGAACCGTCAATACTGTTATTGAATCGCTTGGCATGAAGCCGATAGCCTGGTTGTATACTTTTCCAATGGTATCTGTCATTATCGCTAATATCTGGCATGGTACAGCCTTTTCGATGATGGTATTTCAGGCGGCATTAGGAGATGTGCCAAAAGAAGTTGAAGAATCAGCGATGATTGATGGTGCTTCAGCATGGCAACGGATGATTCGAATTACGTTACCGATGATTATGGGCTCAGTCACTACAAATATGGTATTGGTGACATTGCAGACGCTCGGTTCATTTACATTAATCTATGCGTTAACCGGTGGTGGGCCTGGGATGGCGACCGAGACATTGCCTATCTATATGTATCATCAAGCTTTTGTAAATTATCAATTAGGTTATGGTACAGCGATCTCACTAATGTTGTTAGTGATCGGTATTGTTGCCAGTCTGTTGTATATGCGCATGTTGAAAGTGAAGTTATAA
- a CDS encoding carbohydrate ABC transporter permease: protein MSSLNLGKRRRMNRFVVARTLPYIILSLIGMLFLLPLLWLLFASLDQNATLALKLPSAFTLDNYVSTVTNTDNQKSFGNGLILAVGQALLVVVVAGLASYPLSRYQLKYKRSFMYIILFATGLPITAVMVPVYQFFIYFRMQDSLFFTVLFLTASALPYSIWMMKNFMDSVPLELEEAAWVDGASIWTTLRLVIVPLMLPGIFTVGIFAFAGSWGNFLVPFILLQSPDKLPAAVTIYQYFGQNGLVQYGTLASFSIIYTIPAVALYIIGQRYMSQGFSFGGANKG from the coding sequence ATGAGCAGTCTAAATCTCGGTAAACGGCGTCGCATGAATCGCTTTGTCGTTGCACGTACGTTGCCTTATATTATTCTCTCTCTAATCGGTATGTTATTTTTATTACCTTTATTATGGTTGTTATTTGCATCGCTTGATCAAAATGCGACATTAGCTCTCAAGCTTCCAAGTGCATTTACATTGGATAATTACGTCTCTACTGTTACCAATACCGATAACCAGAAATCGTTTGGTAATGGATTGATATTGGCTGTCGGTCAGGCACTGCTTGTAGTGGTCGTAGCAGGGCTTGCTTCTTATCCATTGTCTCGTTATCAACTCAAGTATAAACGTTCATTTATGTATATCATTTTATTTGCTACAGGCTTGCCAATTACAGCCGTTATGGTGCCTGTTTACCAATTTTTTATCTATTTTCGTATGCAGGATTCGCTCTTTTTTACAGTACTGTTTTTGACTGCATCGGCACTTCCTTATTCGATCTGGATGATGAAGAACTTTATGGATTCGGTTCCGCTTGAATTGGAAGAAGCGGCATGGGTAGATGGTGCTTCGATCTGGACAACATTGCGATTGGTTATTGTACCGTTAATGTTACCGGGTATTTTTACTGTAGGCATCTTTGCTTTTGCAGGCAGTTGGGGTAACTTTTTGGTACCGTTTATTTTGTTACAAAGTCCGGATAAATTACCTGCCGCAGTAACGATTTATCAATATTTTGGGCAAAATGGTCTGGTGCAATACGGTACACTTGCTTCGTTTTCAATTATTTATACGATTCCAGCAGTGGCATTATATATTATCGGACAGCGTTATATGTCGCAAGGATTTAGCTTTGGCGGTGCGAATAAAGGTTGA